gaaaaaaaaaaaaaaaaatccaaataacaataaagaaaataaaagtatcAATGAAAAAGATGGGAGCATTACTAACAAAAGCggatataataaaaggaagaaaaaaaaaatgcttataTCACTACCAAGAAGAGTAGCTACTATCACAGTGGCAGAAAGAGTATCAAAGGAAATGAATAGAGGAGATATTGGAAGTTACGTAGGTTATGCAATTAGATTTAAAAATGTGTGTTCAAAAGAAAcaagaataaaatttgttaCAGATGGAATTTTGATTAGGGAAATTATGAATGACCctttattgaaaaaatataaatttataatattagaTGAAATACATGAAAGGTCTATCAGAACTGACGTTTTGTTGGGttacacaaaaatattattagagaaaagaaaaaaattaaaaattattctcaTGTCAGCTACTTTTGATATTAACACTTTTAACACCTTTTTTGATAACCCTCCTATTATTTCTATTCCCCacaaaattcataaaattacCATTTTTTATCCAAAAAAATGCATTGAAGATTATCTTCTTTCAATTGTGTGCACAATACTGCAAATTCATTTTGGAAATGCGCATATTAAACATGAAGGAAATACATACTACACGGAAGTTGAAAATTGTGAAAACGAAATGTTGGTCAATCAGTCAGTTCAAGACAAGTATGTAAAATCAAATgagcaaaataatattatcacaAAAGGTTATGCCAATATGGACATTGTAGACtgtgaatataaaaaactaaattttaataaagatatagacaaaaaaaaaaaaaaaaaaaaattgcatagGTGATATTCTAGTTTTTTTGCCTGGTCAGGAAGAAATAGAAATGGTAAATATTATgctaaaagaaaaattgaaaataatcTACAAAGGAGCATTACTCAAGAAGCTAATTAATactgaaaataaaaatcaagataataatgatgttttaagtaaaataaatagcaCTTTCAATTCAGAAAGCCAAACGGTTGATGatatttgttttcattttggAAATACAGAAGTAATTccagataaaatatatacaatgaaAATTCTGCAGCTATATTCATCTCTTCCCAATAAAAAACAGAGAATCATATTTGACCCAGTCCCACCAAACACGAGAAAGGTAAAAGAAGCAACGAAAATactaaaatagaaaaaaaaaaaaagaaaaaaacgaaaaaatgaagatacAAAAATGAAACCATAAAAGCtcaaaatgggaaaaatgaacttttaaataatatattttttttctttttaaattacattctcattttcatttttgcacataaaattatgcactgttcataaataaatgaaaaaaaaaaaaaaacctcCCCATTCGGTTGTATAACTTTCTATCTAtctatccatatatatacatatatgtttatatgtttgtatgttcatgtttatatgcttttatgtttatatgtttgtatgtttgtatgtttgtatgtttgtttgtttacaTGCTTGTATGTTTACATGCTTGtgtgtttatatgtttatatatttacatttacatagCCATTGCCCGCGCCCACACATCccatttttatgaacaacTCAGGTCATTTTAAGCACAAACGTTGCGGAAACGTCAGTTACCATTCCAAATATAAAGTATGTTATAGACAGCGgaaaggtaaaaataaaatttttcgaCGCTAAAAAGGGAAGTAGCGTTCTGAAAATAACTCAAATTTCAAAAGACTCAGCTATTCAACGAAGCGGAAGAGCTGGGAGGGAGGCCCCCGGACAGGTTTATAGAATGTACACAAAGGAGGAATATGAAAACATGAACCCCTTTTTAATTCCGGAAATTTTTCGCACAGATCTTACGCAGATCTACTTGGAATTAAAAGTGAGTGTGTATCGCGTTTTTCCGTATTCTTCGCGCATTTTTTacacatttttcttttttgtgttGTTTTTGCATATAATCGTgagttgtatatatatatatatatatatatatatgtgtatacttgtatgcatacatgtacacTTACATGTGCCCCTCCTTCCCTGCACACGTTCATTTATAGTATGTATATTTCCTCATGTTAGGCAATGAATATTAATAACCCACTGGAATTTAATTTTCCCGAAAACCCGAAGAAGGAATTTCTTCTCCAGTCAGCAAAgatgttattaaaaataaatgcaattGATGTAGATAATAATTTAACCGAGttaggaaaaaaattgtgCCTACTCCCACTAAGTCCTATATATgcgaatatattattatgctCTATTGAATTTAATTGTATTGATGAAATTGCAACCATTGTAGCTTTATTAAACTGTGAtagcatttttttaaattataatttttatgaagatTTAAATGCAATTaatgaagaaatattaagCAGTAACAAAGACGGAAGGAGGGAAGCGAGAAATaataacaagaaaaaaagaaaaaaaaaaaaaaatgatgatgTTGATGATGAGGATAATGATGAAGAACACAAAAAGAATAtagaaaatggaaaaaagaaaaaaagagaaaattcggattttgtaaaagaaaaaaaaggcaatTTTGAAGATGAAAATGACGACCGAATTGACACTAATATTGacgaattaaaaataagagaTAAAAACAAACTAATAAATGCTGCTAGGAGAAAACTTATTCATCCTGATGGGGATCATTTAACcctattacatattttttatttatggcAAGAAGAAGAATCGgttaatcaaaaaaaatatttttgccATCTTTATgcattaaataatgaaatattacaacaagtagaaaaaataaaaatacaattattagaaattataaagaataaattgGGGGTAGAAATTCcaaaaaaattgcatatGCATAAATGGGAACAGGTTTTAATATGCTTGTGCAAATCTTGTTTTTTCCATGTAGCTAGATCGACATCGA
The sequence above is drawn from the Plasmodium malariae genome assembly, chromosome: 5 genome and encodes:
- the PmUG01_05024800 gene encoding ATP-dependent RNA helicase prh1, putative encodes the protein MSELPILKYKNEIKKVLKKNKLIIIKGETGCGKTTQVPQIINEKFFDKEGKRKKKKKNPNNNKENKSINEKDGSITNKSGYNKRKKKKMLISLPRRVATITVAERVSKEMNRGDIGSYVGYAIRFKNVCSKETRIKFVTDGILIREIMNDPLLKKYKFIILDEIHERSIRTDVLLGYTKILLEKRKKLKIILMSATFDINTFNTFFDNPPIISIPHKIHKITIFYPKKCIEDYLLSIVCTILQIHFGNAHIKHEGNTYYTEVENCENEMLVNQSVQDKYVKSNEQNNIITKGYANMDIVDCEYKKLNFNKDIDKKNCIGDILVFLPGQEEIEMVNIMLKEKLKIIYKGALLKKLINTENKNQDNNDVLSKINSTFNSESQTVDDICFHFGNTEVIPDKIYTMKILQLYSSLPNKKQRIIFDPVPPNTRKVILSTNVAETSVTIPNIKYVIDSGKVKIKFFDAKKGSSVLKITQISKDSAIQRSGRAGREAPGQVYRMYTKEEYENMNPFLIPEIFRTDLTQIYLELKAMNINNPLEFNFPENPKKEFLLQSAKMLLKINAIDVDNNLTELGKKLCLLPLSPIYANILLCSIEFNCIDEIATIVALLNCDSIFLNYNFYEDLNAINEEILSSNKDGRREARNNNKKKRKKKKNDDVDDEDNDEEHKKNIENGKKKKRENSDFVKEKKGNFEDENDDRIDTNIDELKIRDKNKLINAARRKLIHPDGDHLTLLHIFYLWQEEESVNQKKYFCHLYALNNEILQQVEKIKIQLLEIIKNKLGVEIPKKLHMHKWEQVLICLCKSCFFHVARSTSNTNVFINLVNKSKIRIHPSSTLFNSIIKPSFIVYSDIVQTKRLYARIVTRIEADWLLKHVSKNFQLMKT